The following are from one region of the Amycolatopsis sp. QT-25 genome:
- a CDS encoding alpha/beta hydrolase, with protein MSRRKRIGALAVLLGLTVPLFAAPAGAAEPGKTLTWGACPEDVVVPAGIVLQCATVPVPLDYRTPEGARIDVVISRLAGTKPAARRGVLMLNPGGPGGSGLSFPADLASHGMPASVLDRYDVIGMDTRGIGHCAPVSCGFTAEQEYLGNIPPYAVDEAAVVEQAKIAEGVATQCAANDKDGRLRHITTANMARDLDRIRVALGEEKTSFLGYSYGSALGAAYASMFPEKSDRIVLDSNVGDTHLDREGLRRFGLGAEETFPDFAKWVAARHESYGLGRTAAEMRRTYFALAEKLDKTPVNGLDGRLFRLATFAGLYGKTRYGQTAQWWQSVRDGDKATAGRVAAEAKRLSPAAAPSPTDNPWSVFLAVTCNDVAWPSNVRTYQRGVAEDRERYPLYGAAGANITPCAFWPYAPAEPPVAVTDKGPENVLVVQNRRDPATPLRGGQLIDEKFGARSRLVTVDASGHGVYVLGDNACALNTTTNFLMSGKLPRRDVYCS; from the coding sequence ATGTCGAGACGGAAACGAATTGGGGCACTGGCCGTGCTCCTCGGCCTCACGGTGCCGCTGTTCGCGGCGCCGGCCGGGGCGGCCGAGCCGGGGAAGACGCTGACGTGGGGCGCGTGTCCGGAGGACGTGGTGGTGCCCGCGGGCATCGTGCTGCAGTGCGCCACCGTGCCGGTGCCGCTGGACTACCGGACGCCGGAGGGCGCGCGGATCGACGTCGTGATCTCCCGGCTGGCCGGCACGAAACCGGCGGCGCGGCGAGGTGTGCTCATGCTGAACCCGGGTGGTCCGGGTGGGTCGGGACTGTCGTTCCCCGCGGATCTCGCCTCGCACGGCATGCCCGCGAGTGTCCTGGACCGCTACGACGTGATCGGCATGGACACCAGAGGCATCGGGCACTGCGCTCCGGTGAGCTGCGGATTCACGGCCGAGCAGGAGTACCTGGGCAACATCCCGCCGTACGCGGTGGACGAAGCGGCGGTCGTCGAGCAGGCGAAGATCGCCGAAGGGGTGGCCACCCAGTGTGCCGCGAACGACAAGGACGGCAGGCTGCGGCACATCACGACGGCGAACATGGCGAGGGATCTCGACCGGATCCGGGTCGCGCTCGGTGAAGAGAAGACCAGCTTCCTGGGGTATTCGTACGGCTCCGCGCTCGGTGCGGCGTACGCCTCGATGTTCCCCGAGAAGTCCGACCGGATCGTGCTCGACAGCAACGTCGGCGACACCCACCTCGATCGCGAGGGGCTGCGCAGGTTCGGGCTGGGCGCCGAGGAGACCTTCCCGGACTTCGCGAAGTGGGTGGCGGCACGGCACGAGTCCTACGGTCTCGGCCGTACAGCCGCCGAGATGCGCAGAACGTACTTCGCGCTGGCGGAGAAACTGGACAAGACGCCGGTGAACGGCCTCGACGGGCGGTTGTTCCGGCTGGCCACGTTCGCGGGTCTCTACGGGAAGACGAGGTACGGACAGACGGCGCAGTGGTGGCAGTCGGTCCGTGACGGCGACAAGGCGACGGCGGGACGCGTCGCCGCCGAGGCGAAGCGCTTGTCCCCCGCGGCCGCGCCGTCGCCGACGGACAACCCGTGGTCGGTGTTCCTCGCGGTGACGTGCAACGACGTCGCTTGGCCTTCGAACGTGCGCACCTATCAACGAGGTGTGGCCGAAGACCGTGAGCGGTACCCCCTCTACGGCGCCGCCGGAGCCAACATCACGCCGTGCGCGTTCTGGCCCTACGCACCGGCCGAGCCCCCGGTGGCGGTCACGGACAAGGGGCCGGAGAACGTGCTGGTCGTGCAGAACCGGCGGGACCCGGCGACACCGCTGCGGGGCGGGCAGCTGATCGACGAGAAGTTCGGTGCCCGTTCGCGGCTGGTGACCGTGGACGCCAGTGGCCACGGCGTGTACGTCCTGGGCGACAACGCCTGCGCGCTGAACACCACGACGAACTTCCTGATGTCGGGAAAGCTGCCGAGGCGCGACGTGTACTGCTCGTGA
- a CDS encoding MerR family transcriptional regulator, whose translation MSWSTRELAELAGTTVKTVRYYHRIGLLDEPERAHNGYKRYRVEHLVRLLRIRRLVDLGVPLAEIPAMAGSDERTEQTLRALDEELRASIERQQRMRDELALILRRRNLVDLPPGFDGNVEGMPEEERALMMIFSTVLDPATMASLHELQPTSRPAVQTEFDALPPDADDATRQRVAEDLAPLARSQYEARPGLLDAKTWEALTKPVVLHGVADLYNPAQLDVLQRVNALLDLTPPEGTP comes from the coding sequence ATGTCCTGGAGCACACGGGAGCTGGCGGAACTGGCCGGTACGACGGTGAAGACCGTCCGTTACTACCACCGGATCGGGCTGCTCGACGAGCCCGAACGAGCGCACAACGGCTACAAGCGGTACCGCGTCGAGCATTTGGTCCGGTTGCTGCGGATCCGGCGGCTGGTGGACCTCGGTGTGCCGTTGGCCGAGATCCCGGCGATGGCGGGCTCGGACGAGCGCACGGAGCAGACACTGCGCGCGCTGGACGAGGAATTGCGGGCGAGCATCGAACGGCAGCAGCGGATGCGCGACGAGCTGGCGTTGATCCTGCGCCGCCGCAACCTGGTGGACCTGCCACCGGGCTTCGACGGGAACGTCGAGGGCATGCCGGAGGAGGAACGGGCGTTGATGATGATCTTTTCGACCGTGCTGGATCCGGCGACGATGGCTTCGCTGCACGAGCTGCAACCGACGTCCCGGCCCGCCGTGCAGACGGAGTTCGACGCGCTTCCCCCGGACGCCGACGACGCGACGCGGCAGCGTGTTGCCGAGGACCTCGCGCCACTGGCCCGCAGTCAGTACGAAGCCCGGCCCGGCCTGCTGGACGCGAAGACGTGGGAAGCCCTCACCAAGCCGGTCGTTCTCCACGGAGTGGCGGATCTGTACAACCCGGCCCAGCTGGACGTCCTGCAGCGCGTGAACGCGCTCCTCGACCTCACTCCACCGGAAGGGACGCCCTGA